A window of Heptranchias perlo isolate sHepPer1 chromosome 43, sHepPer1.hap1, whole genome shotgun sequence contains these coding sequences:
- the LOC137306331 gene encoding ras and Rab interactor 2-like — protein MQEEPVYDAPEMPCAHQPTHKPSLTKVSVLDRLIFTHSVWLQLTMNSATSLHILQRENPGIFLVRKSGTSQKKVLSVRLLDDSDPSFVHDFTINEDTSNTTFSLEGSGVTFGDLFHLISFYCVSRDVLPFTLKLPRAIATARSHKRLKTISHLGIEFWNSALNVREQLEEGGSESPQETNSPGRGEAEESPLNRPWPLKTRPPRELCRHSQNGALCFVNPLFLEEHCKVKRSQFKRSFKVRVSTETSSPLSPPTEPPPPVPFGGPPESAPQPGTPMASSSSDDDTSYQQPRPPIPPPRLKKKQRSQAKGAGPALSPTAEEEYRVPTPVTLHSPGRGDPPESPLASLGEAEADRRLSNASSSSESEVEGLGLIYGGPLPPISELDAQSLSSEEEEEEEEEVGQATDDPRPPTPKTRRSHSVGWMVRARFQKVSRVFSSFGSPGKKMVQSIEARSRDQRTYLGGLVQDFLGALQEGRGPYTSSGELLQSLRQFMTHTKLLLLHSSELDPTFDIFIEEEEKDHWLEVAMHKCVLKPLKRYLNTCLRDFHTADGSLQQVRENLLLVRQAGPQSLGVRVSAPEIGTVEKIKQRFIIMQKTYSPIKKVNFLLQACKLIYERVNGREGEPFGADDFLPTMSYIIAQCDLPELSMEVEYMMELLGQSELMGEGGYYLTSLYASMYELQNYHVDQPATGISKEVQSSLKQWHKRRRTYGPLPSVNDFQNFLRVAYEDASNGCTAKTLVVKPAETAEELCRLCAQKFKVQEPEGHGLFLVVDDSCRQLPGDSHPQRIKAELKGQDGSGYYHFIYKPIEQEIPARGNRRLLRDDAVDHGKLRAQYPRGRVLQGQQWLLIAIGNGNSRPTEAPEPGDRAGSLCPEQGACAPSRSLCPEQGAWGPSREPVPRAGSLCPSREPVPRAGSLCPEQGAWGPSREPVPRAGSLCPEQGACAPSREPVPRAASLGTEQGACARAGSLSPEQGACAPSSEPGDRAGSLCPEQGACAPSSEPGDRAGSLCPEQGACAPSREPVPRAGSLGTEQGAWGPSREPGDRAGSLGTEQGAWGPSREPVPRAGSLCPEQGAWGPSREPVPRAGSLGTEQGACAPSREPVPRAASLGTEQGACAPSREPVPRAGSLCPEQGAWGPSREPVPRAGSLCSEQGACAPSSEPGDRAGSLCPEQGACAPSSEPGDRAGSLCPEQRAWGPSREPVPRAASLGTEQGACAPSSEPGD, from the exons CCTTCTCTCTGGAGGGGTCCGGTGTCACTTTTGGTGATCTCTTCCACCTGATCTCCTTCTACTGTGTGAGCAG GGATGTGTTACCGTTCACTCTGAAGCTCCCACGAGCGATCGCGACAGCCCGATCTCACAAACGTCTGAAAACAATCTCACACTTGGGGATCG AATTCTGGAACTCGGCGCTGAACGTCCGGGAGcagctggaggagggagggagcgagtcgCCTCAGGAAACCAACAGCCCGGGGAGAGGGGAGGCGGAGGAGTCGCCCCTTAATCGGCCGTGGCCCCTGAAGACCCGTCCCCCCAGGGAGCTCTGTCGCCACAGTCAGAACGGGGCGCTCTGCTTCGTGAACCCCCTCTTCCTGGAGGAGCACTGCAAGGTCAAGAGGTCGCAGTTCAAGCGTAGCTTCAAGGTCAGGGTCTCGACCGAGACCTccagccccctctccccgcccaccGAGCCCCCTCCTCCCGTGCCCTTCGGGGGCCCCCCGGAGAGCGCCCCCCAGCCCGGGACGCCAATGGCCTCTTCGTCCTCGGACGACGACACGTCCTACCAGCAGCCCAGGCCTCCGATCCCCCCGCCTCGCCTGAAGAAGAAGCAGAGGTCACAGGCCAAGGGAGCGGGCCCTGCCCTCTCGCCCACCGCCGAGGAAGAATATCGGGTGCCCACCCCCGTGACCCTCCACTCACCGGGCCGCGGGGACCCGCCGGAGTCACCGTTGGCCTCGCTGGGGGAGGCGGAGGCCGACCGGAGGCTGAGCAACGCCAGTTCGTCCAGCGAGTCGGAGGTTGAAGGTCTGGGCCTCATCTACGGCGGCCCCCTGCCTCCCATCAGCGAGCTGGATGCCCAATCCCTCAgcagcgaggaggaggaggaggaggaggaggaggtgggccaGGCGACAgacgacccccgacccccgacccccaagACCCGGAGGAGTCACAGCGTGGGCTGGATGGTCCGCGCCCGATTCCAGAAAGTGAGCCGAGTCTTCAGCTCGTTCGGCAGCCCCGGGAAGAAGATGGTGCAGAGCATCGAGGCCCGCTCGCGAGACCAGCGCACCTACCTGGGTGGCCTGGTGCAGGACTTCCTGGGCGCCCTGCAGGAGGGCAGAGGACCCTACACCTCCAGCGGGGAGCTGCTGCAGTCCCTCCGGCAGTTCATGACCCACAcgaagctcctcctgctccacagcTCCGAGCTGGATCCTACCTTTGACATTTTCAtcgaggaagaggagaaag AtcactggctggaggtggccatgCACAAGTGTGTGCTGAAACCCCTGAAACGATACCTCAACACCTGCCTGCGGGACTTCCACACGGCCGATGGCTCCCTCCAGCAGGTGAGGGAGAACCTGCTGCTAGTGAGGCAGGCTGGGCCTCAGAGCCTGGGAGTGCGGGTCAGTGCTCCCGAGATCGGCACAGTGGAGAAGATCAAACAGAGGTTCATAATAATGCAGAAAACCTACTCCCCAATCAAGAAGGTGAACTTCCTCCTGCAAGCCTGTAAACTGATCTACGAGAGGGTGAACGGCCgagaag GGGAACCCTTCGGCGCTGATGACTTCCTGCCTACGATGTCGTACATCATCGCTCAGTGCGACCTGCCGGAGCTGAGCATGGAGGTGGAATACATGATGGAGTTACTGGGCCAGTCTGAGCTGATGGGTGAAG GTGGTTATTATCTCACCAGTTTGTACGCCAGCATGTACGAGCTCCAGAACTACCATGTCGACCAGCCTGCAACGGGGATCAGCAAAGAGGTCCAAAGCTCTCTGAAGCAGTGGCACAAGAGGAGGCGGACATACGGGCCTCTGCCTTCGGTCAACGACTTCCAG AACTTTCTCCGCGTTGCCTACGAAGACGCCAGCAACGGCTGCACGGCCAAGACCCTGGTGGTGAAACCGGCCGAGACGGCCGAGGagctgtgccggctctgtgcccAGAAGTTCAAGGTCCAGGAGCCCGAGGGGCACGGCCTGTTCCTGGTGGTGGACGACAGCTGCCGTCAGCTGCCCGGGGACTCCCACCCCCAGCGGATCAAGGCCGAACTCAAGGGCCAGGACGGTTCTGGCTATTACCACTTCATCTACAAGCCCATCGAGCAGGAGATACCGGCCAGGGGCAACCGCAGGCTCCTTCGGGACGATGCTGTGGACCATGGGAAGCTCAGGGCCCAATATCCTAGGGGACGGGTCCTCCAAGGACAACAATGGCTTCTGATCGCCATTGGCAACGGGAACTCTCGGCCCACAGAGGCCCC GGAGCCTGGGGACCGAGCAGGGAGCCTGTGCCCCGAGCAGGGAGCCTGTGCCCCGAGCAGGAGCCTGTGCCCCGAGCAGGGAGCCTGGGGACCGAGCAGGGAGCCTGTGCCCCGAGCAGGGAGCCTGTGCCCGAGCAGGGAGCCTGTGCCCCGAGCAGGGAGCCTGTGCCCCGAGCAGGGAGCCTGGGGACCGAGCAGGGAGCCTGTGCCCCGAGCAGGGAGCCTGTGCCCCGAGCAGGGAGCCTGTGCCCCGAGCAGGGAGCCTGTGCCCCGAGCAGCGAGCCTGGGGACCGAGCAGGGAGCCTGTGCCCGAGCAGGGAGCCTGAGCCCCGAGCAGGGAGCCTGTGCCCCGAGCAGCGAGCCTGGGGACCGAGCAGGGAGCCTGTGCCCCGAGCAGGGAGCCTGTGCCCCGAGCAGCGAGCCTGGGGACCGAGCAGGGAGCCTGTGCCCCGAGCAGGGAGCCTGTGCCCCGAGCAGGGAGCCTGTGCCCCGAGCAGGGAGCCTGGGGACCGAGCAGGGAGCCTGGGGACCGAGCAGGGAGCCTGGGGACCGAGCAGGGAGCCTGGGGACCGAGCAGGGAGCCTGGGGACCGAGCAGGGAGCCTGTGCCCCGAGCAGGGAGCCTGTGCCCCGAGCAGGGAGCCTGGGGACCGAGCAGGGAGCCTGTGCCCCGAGCAGGGAGCCTGGGGACCGAGCAGGGAGCCTGTGCCCCGAGCAGGGAGCCTGTGCCCCGAGCAGCGAGCCTGGGGACCGAGCAGGGAGCCTGTGCCCCGAGCAGGGAGCCTGTGCCCCGAGCAGGGAGCCTGTGCCCCGAGCAGGGAGCCTGGGGACCGAGCAGGGAGCCTGTGCCCCGAGCAGGGAGCCTGTGCTCCGAGCAGGGAGCCTGTGCCCCGAGCAGCGAGCCTGGGGACCGAGCAGGGAGCCTGTGCCCCGAGCAGGGAGCCTGTGCCCCGAGCAGCGAGCCTGGGGACCGAGCAGGGAGCCTGTGCCCCGAGCAGCGAGCCTGGGGACCGAGCAGGGAGCCTGTGCCCCGAGCAGCGAGCCTGGGGACCGAGCAGGGAGCCTGTGCCCCGAGCAGCGAGCCTGGGGACTGA